A genomic segment from Chitinophaga flava encodes:
- a CDS encoding FecR family protein, with protein MQLPITLEYLVTDDSFINYCLHRNDQDRQLWQNYAATHPERQPLLRQAERMVLGMFLFGEQQEINEQKAKLRQLIQQPAVTPAVSIGQKFLRPYFRVAAAVVCILLGTYVAWIWNHNRTHQDFMVTTQRGELKKIVLPDSSVVWMNTATTLRYNNRRNVDLLDGEAYFEVLHDDDRPFTVTTNSGLLITDIGTSFNISSYKQQDEERVGVVCGLVSVSNDKYKADTVTAGQMITSRRNSSQLVLKTYALAQADWRSGTVMLSDVSFEELRQVLERTYTCTIVFDAPSLATCRITTTFKPVEDISHTLNALKLIYGITWKKSGDTIHIAGNACQ; from the coding sequence ATGCAGTTACCGATAACATTGGAATACCTCGTTACAGACGATTCATTTATTAACTACTGCCTCCATAGGAATGATCAGGACCGGCAGTTATGGCAAAACTATGCCGCTACCCATCCGGAGCGACAGCCGCTGCTGAGGCAGGCGGAGCGGATGGTGCTGGGAATGTTTCTGTTTGGAGAACAACAGGAAATAAATGAACAAAAAGCCAAACTCCGGCAACTGATACAGCAACCGGCTGTAACACCTGCTGTATCAATCGGACAAAAATTCCTTCGGCCATATTTTCGTGTAGCCGCCGCAGTAGTATGTATACTGCTGGGGACTTACGTTGCCTGGATATGGAATCATAACCGCACACATCAGGATTTTATGGTGACCACCCAAAGAGGTGAGCTGAAAAAAATCGTTTTACCGGATAGTTCTGTAGTATGGATGAACACCGCTACCACGCTGCGTTACAATAACAGGCGGAATGTCGATCTACTGGATGGAGAAGCCTATTTCGAAGTGCTGCATGATGATGATCGTCCTTTTACCGTTACAACCAATTCCGGTTTGCTGATTACAGATATCGGGACCTCTTTTAATATCAGCAGTTATAAGCAACAGGATGAGGAAAGGGTAGGAGTGGTCTGTGGTTTGGTATCCGTGAGTAATGATAAATATAAAGCGGATACGGTAACTGCAGGGCAGATGATAACCAGTCGCCGCAACTCCAGCCAGTTAGTGCTGAAAACGTATGCGCTGGCGCAGGCAGACTGGCGTTCCGGCACGGTCATGCTCTCCGATGTAAGTTTTGAAGAACTACGCCAGGTACTTGAAAGGACTTATACCTGTACGATCGTATTTGATGCACCTTCACTGGCAACATGCCGCATCACCACCACCTTCAAGCCTGTGGAGGATATCAGTCATACGCTGAATGCACTGAAACTGATTTACGGAATTACCTGGAAGAAATCCGGTGATACTATTCATATAGCAGGAAATGCCTGCCAATAA
- a CDS encoding RNA polymerase sigma factor codes for MDRPDITTLWNGLLQGNEQLLLDLYDAWYPGLLRYGLRICSDRELVKDTINQTFLYFWQKRDTLTAVAIPEAYMLTAFRRRLLAAVNNNHNKLQFPGEFQPDDPEHTEDSHEVFLINRIRVQEVEEVLQRAISRLSSRKRELIRLKYYEGLSYSEMAARTGLTERTIYNKIHEAVKTLRDQLAADGHSKEMISAIQYLLL; via the coding sequence ATGGACAGACCGGATATAACAACATTGTGGAACGGGCTACTGCAAGGGAACGAACAGCTGTTGCTGGACCTGTATGATGCATGGTATCCCGGATTGCTTCGTTATGGCCTGAGGATCTGCAGCGACAGAGAACTGGTGAAAGATACCATTAACCAGACATTCCTGTATTTCTGGCAGAAAAGGGACACACTAACAGCAGTGGCTATCCCGGAGGCGTATATGCTGACAGCTTTCCGTCGTCGTTTACTCGCTGCCGTTAATAACAATCATAACAAGCTGCAGTTCCCTGGTGAGTTTCAGCCGGATGATCCGGAGCATACGGAAGATTCACATGAAGTATTTTTAATCAACCGTATCCGGGTGCAGGAAGTAGAAGAAGTGCTGCAGCGGGCCATCAGCAGGCTTTCTTCCCGAAAACGGGAATTGATCAGGCTGAAATATTATGAAGGTCTCAGCTATAGTGAAATGGCAGCAAGGACCGGACTAACCGAGCGAACTATTTACAACAAAATACACGAAGCCGTGAAAACGCTGCGCGACCAACTTGCAGCCGACGGCCATTCGAAAGAAATGATCTCCGCTATCCAGTATTTATTACTGTAA
- a CDS encoding VOC family protein yields the protein MMKTTLGRSILLVDDYDQAFDFYRKNFFCEKLFDAETTDGQRFLHIRFSGDEQSGIWFLKADSKEQRALLGKQTGGQPTLVIYTDDCKGLFDHVKTNGLTIIEPMETAGGSTYFHCADLYGNRLTIVELESR from the coding sequence ATGATGAAAACAACACTTGGCCGTTCCATCCTGCTGGTAGATGATTATGACCAGGCATTTGATTTTTACCGCAAGAATTTTTTTTGTGAGAAACTGTTTGATGCTGAAACGACCGATGGGCAAAGGTTTTTGCATATCCGTTTCAGTGGTGATGAACAATCCGGTATCTGGTTTTTAAAAGCGGATAGTAAGGAACAACGGGCATTGCTGGGAAAACAGACCGGTGGGCAACCGACGCTGGTTATTTATACAGATGATTGTAAGGGATTGTTTGATCATGTGAAAACCAACGGGCTTACCATTATCGAACCGATGGAGACAGCCGGTGGCAGCACGTATTTTCACTGTGCTGATTTATATGGAAACAGATTAACGATTGTTGAATTGGAATCTCGATAA
- a CDS encoding helix-turn-helix domain-containing protein: MIFNVKPGLFLSEYVRLYRIVDFHFPDNFVVPCKVYPPRPEYCLQFFPKDMETAQYPDSGLVIGKKKVIMMGQHSKLIHRYPGNEFLCLQVIFQPGGFYQLTNIPSEYLVNKYMDAEDILGKNIHLINEQLFYAQGYAAMIDIIEKFLIDFIRKSKMVKHPVDDISIQMLREEELFSVDRFLKTACLSHRQIDRKFKERIGMPPKQFLQLIRFDKAFRMKNRFSQKDWLSIALHCGYHDYQHLAKEYKEFTGKTPAQFFEIDNNAPERTLGDVEI, encoded by the coding sequence ATGATCTTCAACGTCAAGCCAGGTTTATTTTTATCTGAATACGTCAGGCTGTACAGGATTGTCGATTTTCACTTTCCTGACAATTTTGTAGTTCCATGCAAAGTATATCCGCCACGGCCGGAGTACTGCTTACAATTTTTTCCAAAAGATATGGAAACCGCCCAATATCCTGATTCAGGTCTGGTTATTGGAAAGAAGAAAGTCATAATGATGGGACAGCATTCCAAGTTGATCCATCGTTATCCGGGTAACGAATTTTTATGTCTGCAAGTTATTTTTCAACCCGGAGGATTTTACCAACTCACTAATATCCCATCTGAATATTTGGTAAACAAGTATATGGACGCTGAAGATATTTTGGGCAAAAATATTCATCTGATAAACGAACAGTTGTTTTATGCCCAGGGCTATGCAGCAATGATTGATATTATTGAGAAATTCCTGATCGACTTCATCAGAAAAAGTAAAATGGTTAAACATCCTGTTGATGACATCAGTATACAGATGCTTCGTGAGGAAGAATTGTTTTCAGTGGATAGATTTTTGAAAACAGCTTGTCTTTCTCACCGGCAGATTGACCGGAAATTTAAAGAGCGAATTGGTATGCCGCCTAAACAGTTTTTGCAGCTTATCCGCTTTGATAAGGCTTTTCGCATGAAGAACCGTTTTTCACAGAAGGACTGGCTTTCGATAGCACTGCATTGCGGTTATCATGATTATCAACATTTAGCAAAGGAGTATAAGGAATTCACCGGTAAAACGCCTGCGCAGTTTTTTGAAATAGATAATAACGCTCCTGAACGGACCCTGGGTGATGTAGAAATATGA
- a CDS encoding cupin domain-containing protein, with protein sequence MERKQFLLTSLTAIPAIAFGKIAGNTSGIAPAFIVRAGSNRSGQPMMKYMGAHPNDVVISRHDTNNQLAVFLFTGHSNIGTPLHVHYHQDEFFTVLEGKYKFVCGEMTSELHAGDTIFLPRNIPHQWLQLSENGRLIYAVSPAGELEDFFKEANDLKTPTEEEINRLALKHGIRHIGPPLSL encoded by the coding sequence ATGGAACGAAAACAATTTTTACTGACTTCACTCACAGCGATACCTGCTATTGCTTTTGGCAAAATAGCAGGTAATACCAGCGGCATAGCACCGGCATTCATTGTTCGTGCAGGCAGCAACCGCTCTGGCCAGCCTATGATGAAATATATGGGCGCCCATCCTAATGATGTGGTGATTTCAAGGCACGATACCAATAATCAACTGGCCGTTTTTTTATTTACAGGCCACAGCAACATCGGTACGCCATTACATGTGCATTATCATCAAGATGAATTTTTTACCGTATTGGAAGGAAAGTACAAGTTTGTTTGCGGTGAAATGACCAGTGAATTACATGCAGGTGATACTATCTTTTTGCCGAGAAATATCCCTCACCAATGGCTACAGCTGTCAGAGAACGGAAGACTGATTTATGCCGTCAGCCCTGCGGGTGAACTGGAGGATTTTTTCAAAGAGGCAAATGATTTAAAAACGCCTACCGAGGAAGAGATTAATAGGCTTGCCTTAAAGCACGGCATCAGGCATATTGGGCCGCCTTTAAGCTTATAA
- a CDS encoding DUF2306 domain-containing protein, protein MSKTMAGGPLTLKDLFYFLVWLGILYITWTFMHTADGYLRLTPEAMGKYFPVRWFLLMHITAGGGALVLGPFQFSKRLLQNRKPHRVIGYLYLLAILASSICAVVLAATTAYAINWAYAFSLQVWVSVWITTTFVAWWLAVKGQYKQHKDWMIRSYLVTLAFVVSGLALKMPVVQRLGNFADIGPTFFWLGWSLPLYAYELIKGMKPR, encoded by the coding sequence ATGAGTAAGACGATGGCCGGTGGCCCTTTGACATTAAAAGATTTGTTTTATTTCCTGGTGTGGTTGGGCATTCTGTACATTACCTGGACCTTTATGCATACTGCCGATGGATACCTCCGGCTAACACCGGAAGCAATGGGTAAATATTTCCCGGTCAGATGGTTTCTTCTGATGCATATTACCGCCGGCGGAGGTGCGTTGGTGTTAGGCCCGTTTCAATTTTCGAAGCGGTTGCTGCAAAACAGGAAACCGCATCGTGTGATCGGATATCTTTATCTACTGGCTATTCTGGCCAGCAGTATCTGTGCAGTAGTACTGGCTGCTACCACGGCTTATGCTATCAACTGGGCCTATGCCTTTTCTCTGCAGGTGTGGGTGTCCGTATGGATTACCACCACCTTTGTAGCCTGGTGGCTGGCTGTAAAAGGGCAGTACAAGCAACATAAAGACTGGATGATCAGAAGTTATCTTGTTACGCTGGCTTTTGTAGTATCGGGGCTGGCGCTGAAAATGCCTGTAGTGCAACGCCTGGGTAATTTTGCAGACATTGGTCCCACCTTCTTCTGGTTGGGATGGTCGTTACCCTTATATGCCTACGAGCTGATTAAAGGAATGAAACCCCGGTGA
- a CDS encoding winged helix-turn-helix transcriptional regulator, which produces MFTYERKIPLDLDCGITVYTKVLGAKWKPCIVDMIHKGYQRPSEIHRLIKEATPRVLDMQLRELEALGVVQKNIQPGFPLRANYTLTSLGLSLVPVIEVIDNWGKKHGEEVKQAVANASAYTE; this is translated from the coding sequence ATGTTTACCTACGAACGTAAAATACCATTGGACCTTGATTGCGGCATTACTGTATATACGAAAGTACTGGGCGCTAAATGGAAGCCCTGTATCGTTGATATGATTCATAAAGGTTATCAGCGTCCCAGCGAAATACACCGGCTGATAAAGGAAGCCACACCGCGCGTACTGGATATGCAACTCAGAGAGTTGGAAGCCTTAGGTGTAGTACAGAAAAATATACAGCCCGGTTTCCCACTGCGGGCTAATTACACTTTAACCAGCCTGGGCCTTTCCCTGGTGCCTGTTATTGAAGTGATCGATAACTGGGGTAAGAAGCATGGGGAAGAAGTGAAACAGGCCGTTGCTAACGCCAGTGCCTATACCGAATAA
- a CDS encoding zinc-dependent alcohol dehydrogenase family protein — MKTIVITHYGQAKEVFETIETPMPVLSSGEILVKVMATSVNPIDYKIRGGYLPHLIPAFPAVLHGDVAGVVAQVGPDEQRFKVGDRVYGCIGGFLDRSGALGEFAKGDSTLFARMPKNLDFAQAAALPLVGITAYQTVFEKGNIQPGQRVLIYGAAGGVGHIAVQLARIAGAEVFATVSSQEKADIVRALGAHHTIDYTRTSIEDMIAQYTNGEGFDMVIDMVGNDNLLNSFTLTKVRGTIVTILAWTTLDISLLHQKALSFHVVHMITPFLFNDTTGQQQLGSTLDHITALVEAGQVKPHIDRIYPFAQIAAAHEYAESGGITGKVVIAQEGGL, encoded by the coding sequence ATGAAAACAATAGTAATAACGCACTACGGACAGGCCAAAGAAGTATTTGAAACCATAGAAACCCCTATGCCCGTGTTGTCATCAGGAGAGATACTGGTAAAGGTGATGGCCACCTCCGTCAATCCGATAGATTATAAAATACGTGGAGGGTATCTACCACATTTAATACCTGCTTTTCCGGCGGTCCTGCATGGCGATGTAGCTGGTGTGGTAGCACAGGTAGGGCCCGATGAACAGCGGTTTAAGGTGGGCGATCGTGTATACGGATGTATCGGCGGTTTTTTAGACCGGAGTGGTGCACTGGGTGAATTCGCGAAAGGAGATAGTACCCTGTTTGCCCGCATGCCCAAAAACCTCGATTTTGCCCAGGCTGCGGCCCTGCCATTAGTGGGTATCACCGCCTATCAGACGGTGTTTGAAAAGGGTAATATCCAACCAGGCCAGCGAGTACTGATATATGGCGCCGCAGGTGGCGTAGGACATATTGCAGTACAACTTGCCCGCATAGCAGGGGCTGAAGTCTTTGCCACCGTTTCCAGCCAGGAAAAAGCCGATATCGTCCGGGCATTGGGAGCCCATCACACGATTGATTACACCCGCACCAGTATCGAAGACATGATCGCGCAATATACAAATGGGGAAGGCTTTGATATGGTGATTGATATGGTAGGAAATGACAACCTGCTCAACAGCTTCACACTGACGAAGGTAAGAGGAACCATCGTCACTATCCTGGCCTGGACCACACTGGACATCTCCCTCCTGCACCAAAAGGCACTCAGCTTCCATGTAGTACATATGATTACGCCTTTTCTCTTTAATGATACAACAGGGCAGCAACAACTCGGCAGCACATTGGATCATATCACAGCACTGGTGGAAGCCGGACAAGTAAAACCACATATTGACCGTATATACCCTTTTGCTCAGATTGCAGCTGCGCATGAATACGCAGAAAGCGGGGGCATTACCGGGAAAGTAGTTATTGCGCAGGAAGGTGGCTTGTGA
- a CDS encoding AAA family ATPase — MIHKRGLLQVSLKEDKIPSSRNYPFNIPALRNFSTLKFHPKVTYLSGENGMGKSTLIEAIAVACGFNPEGGSKNFNFSTRGSHSVLHQYLTIARAPGTPKDGFFLRSESFFNVATNIEKLDKEAEAGTPIIKSYGGRSLHEQSHGESFWALFMKRFGGNGLYILDEPEAALSPTRQMAMLSRMHDLVQQDSQFIIATHSPIVMAYPHATIYELTENGIRKTTYTETENYKISHQFLNNYEQLLKILLDS, encoded by the coding sequence ATGATTCATAAGAGAGGTTTATTACAAGTTTCCCTGAAGGAAGACAAAATCCCATCTTCCCGGAATTACCCCTTTAATATTCCGGCACTCCGGAATTTCTCTACTTTGAAATTCCATCCCAAGGTGACCTACCTGTCAGGAGAAAACGGAATGGGAAAGTCTACCCTGATTGAAGCGATTGCTGTTGCCTGTGGTTTTAACCCTGAGGGTGGTTCGAAGAATTTTAATTTCAGCACCCGTGGCTCACATTCTGTGCTGCATCAGTATCTAACCATAGCCCGTGCGCCGGGAACGCCTAAAGACGGCTTTTTCCTGCGAAGTGAGAGTTTCTTTAATGTGGCCACCAATATTGAAAAGCTGGATAAAGAAGCAGAAGCGGGAACACCCATCATCAAATCCTACGGAGGCCGATCCTTGCACGAACAATCCCATGGCGAATCTTTCTGGGCATTATTTATGAAACGCTTTGGAGGCAACGGCCTCTATATACTGGACGAACCGGAAGCAGCCTTATCCCCTACCCGCCAGATGGCTATGCTTTCCCGAATGCATGATCTTGTGCAACAGGATTCGCAGTTTATCATTGCTACCCATTCTCCTATTGTGATGGCTTACCCCCACGCCACTATCTATGAACTAACGGAGAACGGCATACGAAAAACCACCTATACAGAAACAGAGAATTACAAGATATCGCACCAGTTTCTCAACAACTATGAACAACTACTGAAAATTTTACTGGATAGTTAA
- a CDS encoding HlyD family efflux transporter periplasmic adaptor subunit: protein MSAEIPQKADQLRWLEDDIPYSDEANEILGRTPGWIVRYGITTICVIITLLLIGCYFIKYPEIVNAGVTIYSASPPVKIVAKTPGNLQHLLVSGDSAASENQVIAIIANPARFEDVETVAGFCKYLDTSRHLLEPLAVLNLHEGYQLGELQDMYVGLLQAVEQCRYFLQKNGYPQKLANLRHQRDYQENLLVELRKRSELLREQLQLQYARFGSDSSLLIDKVIAPAQYDEARMKYLNQRMATEACYSDILRSNAKVEELEQQIFDLNKSFEKEQISVIRDVQMAARKLLGSYGSWKEKFVLVSPIKGKVVYYNFWKENQFVHAGEGIFMVVPETQQLVVRGGIGISGAGRVKVGQEVLIKLAAYPYEEYGTLSGKIVSRSEVPMDSTFSLEIKLIHDSLQTSLHKVIPLQAQMDGSGEIFTENKNILQRLFEKVYKSTR from the coding sequence ATGTCAGCAGAAATACCTCAAAAGGCAGATCAATTAAGATGGCTGGAGGATGACATTCCTTACAGCGATGAAGCAAATGAAATATTAGGACGAACACCGGGCTGGATTGTTCGTTATGGAATAACTACCATCTGCGTTATTATTACGTTGTTGCTGATCGGTTGTTACTTTATCAAATATCCGGAGATTGTGAATGCAGGAGTGACGATTTATTCTGCCAGTCCTCCGGTAAAAATAGTAGCTAAAACTCCGGGAAATCTCCAGCATTTGTTGGTATCGGGTGATTCTGCTGCTTCGGAAAATCAGGTGATCGCAATCATTGCCAACCCTGCAAGGTTTGAAGATGTTGAAACAGTAGCGGGGTTCTGCAAATATCTTGATACAAGCCGCCACCTCCTGGAACCATTGGCTGTACTCAATCTGCATGAAGGGTATCAGTTGGGGGAGCTGCAGGACATGTACGTAGGATTATTGCAGGCTGTTGAGCAGTGCCGCTATTTTCTTCAAAAGAATGGTTACCCGCAGAAGTTGGCTAACCTTCGTCATCAGCGGGATTATCAGGAAAATCTGTTGGTAGAGCTCAGGAAAAGAAGTGAGCTGCTTCGCGAGCAGCTACAACTGCAATACGCCAGATTTGGCAGCGATTCGTCTTTACTGATAGATAAAGTCATCGCTCCTGCACAATACGACGAAGCCAGAATGAAGTATCTGAATCAGCGGATGGCAACGGAGGCATGTTATAGCGATATACTTCGTAGTAATGCTAAAGTAGAAGAGCTGGAACAGCAAATCTTTGATCTTAACAAAAGTTTCGAGAAAGAGCAGATTTCGGTGATCCGTGACGTGCAGATGGCAGCCAGAAAGCTGCTGGGTAGTTATGGTTCCTGGAAGGAGAAATTTGTTTTAGTCAGTCCTATAAAGGGAAAGGTGGTTTATTATAACTTCTGGAAGGAAAACCAGTTTGTGCATGCCGGTGAGGGCATTTTTATGGTGGTGCCTGAAACGCAACAGCTGGTAGTAAGAGGGGGAATCGGTATAAGTGGTGCCGGTCGCGTTAAAGTAGGGCAGGAGGTGCTAATTAAACTAGCTGCTTATCCTTATGAGGAGTATGGCACTTTATCCGGAAAAATTGTTTCCAGGTCTGAAGTGCCAATGGATAGCACATTCTCTCTTGAAATAAAACTGATCCATGACAGTCTGCAAACCAGTTTGCATAAAGTAATACCGTTGCAGGCCCAGATGGATGGCTCCGGTGAAATATTTACCGAAAATAAAAATATTCTCCAGCGCCTTTTTGAAAAAGTCTATAAGTCTACCCGGTAA